The segment CAATGGATAGTGTGGTATACAGCAGAGGacttttatggtaaatttttcaGCATTTTCTGTTACCTTGTTGGTGATTTTACTAATCATTTGAAGAACCTAATCCCTGTATCCGTTTTCAGTTCACAGGCACTTTCTAGTAGAGGATTTGCATCTGATGCAGGTAtggattattattttaattattttacgcTGTTCTCTTAGGAATCCATTATTTGTCAAATGGTAAAAGGTTTTGCACTTACTGGTGACTACTACAGTAACGTGTGTTTAACTGATGCAACTGCACGCCTTATGCTGAATTCAAAAGTATGACCATATTGATGTGCTTTCCCTAGAAACTTTTATGTTGAAACCGTAATTTGCTGTGAGATTTATTATTGTTCTCTCTTGTCAAAATTACCCTTTCTGACAGGAGAGCTCAGGTAATAGGAATTTACTTTATGGGTAATAATATGTTGTATTATGAGATATCATCATGATTGCAGTTCATTATCTGTCTCTCTTTTACAAGGCAGTGCTATACGTTTTTTTTCCTTGCTAGTGCTATTGCTTAGGTAGTGCTGGATTTATTTAGCATGTATTCAGGTTGCCAGTGGTTTTTTTGCCAATGTAGAGGTTAGTATATTTATGGTTGAGCACGTGGTAGTTGGAATGATGATTGATAGGTCTCAAGTTGAACTTTGCTGCATTAATGATAGCCATGGGGTGTTACTTGTTTGTTAACTGTTCAATTTGTTTATTGCGTCACCTACTAAATAATGCTAACATTCTTAAGTTGCTTTCAGGCCTTCCTCCTCACCAAGAAATTGGAATGCCTTCACTCTCACCCACGATGACTGAGGTCTGAACCATGCTAGATCTTCCAAACATGTTGTAAATATATCTGTGCTATTCTTCTAAGTATGTGAATTTCTAAATGCAGGGAAACATTGCTAGGTGGTTGAAGAAAGAGGGTGATAAGGTGTCTCCTGGTGAAGTGTTGTGTGAAGTTGAAACTGTAAGGCATTCTCCTGTTTGTTGGCTCTATCCTTCATCTTCTTTGTTTGTATCAGAAATTACGATTTTATTTATAACTTCATTTATTATGTGAAGGATAAAGCAACAGTGGAGATGGAATGCATGGAAGAAGGTTATCTTGCTAAGATTATAAAGGGAGATGGGTCAAAAGAGATCAAAGTTGGTGAGGTATTGATTTCAAGAaatattatgcatatattttatCTTTTTTCAGTTCTCACCTTTGTGGATTGGGGAATCAATTTGACTAAATAGAGAAGTTGCAACTTTGCTTTGCACCTCTTTATTTTCTGTCTATTGCCTTTTTTTTCCTGAGTAAAATACAATTCATTTTGTGTTTTCTCTTGTGGTCTTATGTAGATAATTGCCATCACTGTTGAAGAGGAGGGGGATATTGCAAAGTTCAAGGACTACAGTCCTCCAGCATCGGATTCTGGTGCTCCTGCTGCAAAAGACTCAGCAGCTCCTCCCCCGCCAAAGCAGGAGCCTGTTGAACAGCCAGCTAGTTCACCAGAGCCTAAGACTCCCAAGCCTACTTCCTCTCATTCAGAAGATCGCATTTTTGCAAGTCCTCTTGCACGAAAATTGGCTGAAGAGCACAAGGTTTGTTGTATAAGTTCTGTGACTTCAATTTTAATTTTCTGTGTCAAGATGCTACCTTGAGTTCTAATTGTTTCTATGCAATATCTTTTTAACATTTTCCATTCCTTTTGGATGCAAATGTAGGTGCCTCTCTCAAGTATCAAAGGAACAGGTCCTGAGGGACACATTGTAAAGGCTGATATTGAAGATTATTTGGGTATCATATTTAAATTTCTACACTGAGTGATTCATTCTGTTGCAATTTGTGACCCTGATAAGTAATGCTATATTATACAGTAAAAAATGTCTTGTCTCCCACCCCCCACCCTACCCTTTTTTCTTTCCGGAGATTCTTTAGTAGTATTCTTTTTGATGTACTATTGTCTCATTTTCTGCTTACTGGAGAGTTTTCCTTGTCATGTAGCTTCACGTGGGAAGGAAGTTTCAGCACCAATTCCTAAGACAAAGGATACAGAACTTGCAGCTTTAGATTATGTGGATATCCCTCATTCTCAGATAAGAAAGGTCTGTTACGGGTTGGCATTATTTATATAAGTTTCATGAGAGTTCAAGGCTGTAAAATGTTTATGGTACACGGATTTTATTATGGATCCACTTCATAGAGGATGGTCCCCTTTGAATGGAACTTTACATTTCATCTAGTTCTGAAAGGATATGCATTCTATTGTAACTAGTGAAATCTCAAATTCTAGCTACCTTCTAGATTTCTTTACTCTTTGCATAAGAATGCATAGAAATTTATATCTCTATCTTCTCTCCAGCTTCTTCTGTTGTCTCCCCATGCCCATTATGTATCAATGTGCTTTGTCAGTCATTTCTACTATAAATTTTGACAGGTCACAGCATCACGCTTATTATTCTCAAAGCAGACTATCCCACATTATTATTTAACAGTGGATACATGTGTCGACAGACTTATGGAGTAAGTAATAGTGCTTTGATCTTCTCAaaaagaaattgatgaatttgataaTTATAAACTGTTTTGTTACCTTCAGTTTGCGGAGCCAACTCAACTCATTACAGGAAGCTTCAGGTGGGAAGCGTATATCTGTCAATGATCTTGTAATTAAGGTAGACGATTTCTATACTTAGCTTTGAGATGTTCAAGTTGACCTGCTTTGATACTTTTGTTATGGTCCAAGAGGCTTTTGTATAATGGCTTGTGGTCGATATAATGGGAACTGTGGATCTAACATGGCAGTTCAGGATTAAGGGCTAGTTTAGCAATACTTttgaaaagtgtttttgaaaaatgcttttgaaaagtgcttttgagaagtgcttttgagtgtttagcattgttgtcaaaaagtgcttttgagaaataaaatgtccattttagacatgttaaTTATGAAgcaacaaatatacatttaaataatatttaaattagttaatattattatattttagtaagaatattaaaaaatttattataacttcttgttaatattttagtatatgaaatataaattttaaatattttaagcaataaatattaattatttataaaatttaattagaatatataaactatattttaaatatttaaatataaccattaaatgtttgtaattagtattttaaatttttttatttttaaattaatgattttaacacatttgtaattaagcaccaagaaaaaaagaagaaggaaagtACTATGTTATTTGAGGGGTGAACAAGTAATTAAGCACCAAAAGCAGCTTGTTTAGCACAGCTTTTCTTCTAAAAGTGTTTTTTTTAAGCATTGCTCAGCAGGCCCTAAGCTTCAGAGTACATAGTTGAAGCATATTATGTCAACTTCTTGCCTCATCATATATACTTGCTTTTTCCTCCATGTAAACTTAAATCCTTTCCCTGAAATAATGTAATTGAAATGGCTTTTTTTATGTATATGCTAATATACTGATATAGTATTTCTGCAAATAAGAAATTAGTGCAGAATCtcccttatttatttattgaattgTCATTAGAATACCGCAAAAATTGaacattatttatttaatatacttAGAAGGTAGAAGTTTTTTGCCAATTACAGGCTGCTGCATTGGCTCTCCGAAAGGTTCCTCAGTGCAATAGTTCATGGACAGATGACTATATTCGCCAGTGAGTATAAATTCCTTGCGATCTGATTAAGTCCTGAGTGCATACTGCATATCAATTATCATCATGACATGCTTTTGTTTGCTTCCAACCTCAGGTATAACAATGTGAATATTAATGTAGCTGTGCAGACAGAGAATGGACTTTACGTCCCTGTTATCAGGGTGAGCAGTTTGAACTTCATACTGTTCAATTCTTAGTGTAATTCTCTATTTTTAAGTGAtaatttgttgtacatgttgcaGGATGCTGATAAGAAAGGTTTGTCCTCAATTGCTGAGGAGGTCAAGAATTTGGCACAAAAAGCCAAAGAGAACAGCTTAAAACCAGAAGATTACGAGGTTagaaattgtgtttatgttgatAAACAATAATTGATGTTATGATTGATCATCATATGAACCATATTCATGCTGGGTTTCCATTGCAGGGAGGCACATTTACAGTGTCTAACTTGGGAGGGCCCTTCGGTATTAAGCAATTCTGTGCCATCATTAATCCTCCACAGTCTGGAATTTTAGCTGTTGGGTCTGGTAAGATTTGTCCTGAATTTGCCCTACATCATGCCATATCCATTTCTGCTTCTTCGTAATCGATGGACTGTATGTATGCAGCTGAGAAGAGGGTTATCCCTGGCTCGGGTCCTGACCAATTCAAGTTTGCCTCGTTCATGTCTGTAACTCTAAGCTGCGATCATCGAGTTATTGATGGTATGTAGTTTTTGTTTAGAATTCTAATAGTTTATCATTAATCTAACTTGTACAATCCAAGTAATTCCACTTGTTCATTTAGGTGCGATTGGTGCTGAATGGCTGAAAGCTTtcaaagggtacattgagaatcCAGAGTCAATGTTGCTCTAAATCAATGGTGTTTGTTTCTTTAAGTTAAACACACTTTCTTGCTGTGATCAATTTTCGTGATGGCTTGAATCCAATACATGTATTCCTGGGCAATTTTCTTCGGGAGTAGTATTTTCATTGTaaaccaatttaaatttttttggggAATAAGGGGGATCAGGAATTGAGGAACAAAACTGCGAGCTGGAATTTTCCTTTTGCAGAGTGTAATAACCCTTTCCATACGGAATATTTGGAATGATTTAAGGGGATGCTACTGCTAACCCATCACATTTCTAGTGTTTTACTGGTCAGAATTGTTCAccgaaaataatggttttgcatcAAATATTCTTTAGTATTCTGAATTAGCAACCCCTGCTCATACGGTTGACAAAATTTCCCGTTGAAGGTTTGATTTCGACGGTGTCAAGTTAGTACATCTAGTTTAAAGCCATATAGAAATGAGAACTATGCTGTGTTTTCATGTTTTGAGTTCTAGTTCAAGCTCGATAGATAGATCCTCGTCTTTGTTGGTAGTGTTGGTATTCATATTCGTCGCTTTGATCTGCTGACCGGCTTTCCCCATCTTTTTTGAAACATGCTGGTATGAGTTTTGTGTAATCTTGTGGCTTCACTTTGTGTGACCAAAGACTCCCAAGTGGATCAGTTTTGCTCAGCTTGGGTTGGGAATTGTTTGTATAAATGCTCGAGAACTGTTATTACTAAGAAGGGGAATAAAAGTTCAAATTTCTATTTCTCCATCCCGTCCGTATTTGCGGGATTTATAATGTTTTACAAGCCTCTCAAACCCTCCCTTTAATAGAGAAGATCCAACTTGTTAAAAGAATATCAAAGATGCAATGAGAGAAACTTCTGTGTTATATCTATATGAAGGCgaataacaacaaaatagaaaataaaatctaGCACCTTATCCTTGAATTTTTTGGGGGGTGTCACTAAAGATCCCAATCCTTAAAGAAAAGAACAAAACCCCAGAGTCAGAAACAACAACGGAACATAACTCTATGGTGAATATACAATCACTTCTCCTTTCCATCCTTTAAATAACCCGCTGGCCTCTGCAGAACAACCAAAGCAATAACAAAATTTCCAGTTAACCAACCAAAAAGAGGTTTAGAGTGTTGAAGCATATAATATATATGCATGTGATACACATGTATAACTATTCCTATTCAGCTTTTTATAATTACCAGGCTTCAATGCCCTAGTCAAAGCTAAGACCTTGATACCTGACCTTAGCAGAAAGGAAAGCCGATAGGCAACCGCATGGGACCATATCACTTTAGACCATTACCTATAGGAAAACATGCTACCAAACAACATCAAAATGATCATAAAACAGTGCACCATTACATGCCTTAGATGAAGTTGCAATAAACCAAGTTCAGACCGTAGTTGAATATAAGATCCATTAACATCGAAAAGAAAATTTCAGcacatcaatttcacatattaaATAAAACTAGATTTCTCTAAAACCTAATGCTATTAGCAAAAATTTCCCCTCAAATTTAACCTACAACCACCATAAAAATTTCAATCTAATCACATACCAACTTATTGCAAAATCATCTCTTTTTTCAAATGGGCACGTATCTCTTCAAAACTTGCTTCCCAGCGACCACTGCTCCCGCCGCCAACCCACCCAGAGCACCCGCCACCGCCGCGGACCTCACACCTCTCGCCGCACGACAAACCGCTCCGGTGGCCAGACCCGCAGCCACGCTGCTCCAGACATCATCACGATCAGTCACCGCCACGACTCCACTCTCCAGCCCCGCATAAATCAAGCCCACCACCCCGATCCGGTTTCCCCATGTCCGGCCCGTATGACCCGAACTATTCAAGATCCGGTTGATCTTCAGCTTCAAAGTATCGCCTTGCTCGAAGTTCTTGAGAGCCGAGAAGAGCCCGACGGCTGCGCCGGATATAGAGCCACCTAAATAAGCGGAACCGGTGTAAAAGGTCAAATTTTCTCCCCAAGAGCGGCGTTGGTGGAGGGATTCCTCAGCAAAGAGGAACTCCGGAGAGGTTGGGAGCTTGTACAGGTTGGTTATGGGAACTTGAAGGTTCAAGTCTTGGTATGGGTTGTAAAGTCGGGTGTTTGGTTCCGCTTCAGGGTCGGAGCGACGATGATGCGCCATTGTTAATAGTGAGTTGGGTGGCTCGACACTTGGAGTTGGTTAGGGTTTAGTTTATTGGCAGAGAAGGAAGAGAAGGGTTGAAGATTTTATGTTTTGTTAGCGGCGTCGGGAGTTGGACCAAGTTGggcctttttaaatttttttttatatatttatatgaaaatattgGTCGGCCGAATGAAAAGTGAAAACCCGATTTTGTAACTTTTGCTCTTTTTAAAGTATATTTCATACGAATGAGATGGACCaatcaatttttttaaagaaacataaatttgataaatatttccaatttttttgtaaaatattttatacatcctactaaattaatt is part of the Gossypium arboreum isolate Shixiya-1 chromosome 5, ASM2569848v2, whole genome shotgun sequence genome and harbors:
- the LOC108453151 gene encoding mitochondrial import inner membrane translocase subunit TIM23-2-like translates to MAHHRRSDPEAEPNTRLYNPYQDLNLQVPITNLYKLPTSPEFLFAEESLHQRRSWGENLTFYTGSAYLGGSISGAAVGLFSALKNFEQGDTLKLKINRILNSSGHTGRTWGNRIGVVGLIYAGLESGVVAVTDRDDVWSSVAAGLATGAVCRAARGVRSAAVAGALGGLAAGAVVAGKQVLKRYVPI
- the LOC108453149 gene encoding dihydrolipoyllysine-residue acetyltransferase component 2 of pyruvate dehydrogenase complex, mitochondrial-like; this translates as MAYASHIINHSKRLRNVPKLLRYDHAVLVRWFSNGAQSSVCKREDVAKIRPLGYASAERETVSKFVGSHPVSYCLSKKTLSRTVMRSGIPMDSVVYSRGLLCSQALSSRGFASDAGLPPHQEIGMPSLSPTMTEGNIARWLKKEGDKVSPGEVLCEVETDKATVEMECMEEGYLAKIIKGDGSKEIKVGEIIAITVEEEGDIAKFKDYSPPASDSGAPAAKDSAAPPPPKQEPVEQPASSPEPKTPKPTSSHSEDRIFASPLARKLAEEHKVPLSSIKGTGPEGHIVKADIEDYLASRGKEVSAPIPKTKDTELAALDYVDIPHSQIRKVTASRLLFSKQTIPHYYLTVDTCVDRLMDLRSQLNSLQEASGGKRISVNDLVIKAAALALRKVPQCNSSWTDDYIRQYNNVNINVAVQTENGLYVPVIRDADKKGLSSIAEEVKNLAQKAKENSLKPEDYEGGTFTVSNLGGPFGIKQFCAIINPPQSGILAVGSAEKRVIPGSGPDQFKFASFMSVTLSCDHRVIDGAIGAEWLKAFKGYIENPESMLL